The Faecalibacter sp. LW9 genome has a segment encoding these proteins:
- a CDS encoding NAD(P)H-dependent oxidoreductase subunit E codes for MSIQFSEKTQRKVEEIIARYPEGKQKSALIPILHVAQEEFGGWLDTPHLDYVAQVLNILPVEVYEVASFYTMFNLKPVGKYVLEVCQTGPCMLRGSDKIIEHIKTKLNIKEGETSADGLFTLKPAECLGACGYAPMMQLGKTYRENLTIEKVDELLEELKKLA; via the coding sequence ATGAGTATTCAGTTTTCAGAGAAAACACAACGAAAAGTCGAGGAAATCATCGCGCGTTATCCAGAAGGAAAACAAAAAAGTGCCTTGATTCCAATTTTACACGTTGCACAAGAAGAGTTTGGAGGTTGGTTAGATACGCCTCATTTAGATTATGTCGCTCAAGTCTTAAATATTTTACCGGTAGAGGTATATGAGGTAGCGTCGTTTTATACGATGTTCAACTTAAAGCCTGTAGGAAAGTATGTGTTAGAGGTTTGTCAAACAGGACCTTGTATGTTACGTGGTTCAGATAAAATCATCGAACACATCAAGACCAAATTAAATATCAAAGAAGGTGAAACTTCAGCGGATGGGTTATTTACTTTAAAACCAGCTGAGTGTTTAGGCGCTTGTGGTTATGCACCAATGATGCAATTGGGTAAAACGTATCGTGAGAATTTAACGATAGAGAAGGTCGACGAATTATTAGAAGAATTGAAAAAATTAGCCTAA
- a CDS encoding NADH-quinone oxidoreductase subunit C, producing the protein MENSFIKDRLVHKFQEHIYGWEEQHGMLIIHADKEYNLKIIQYLVDDEQLGFKFLTDLTAIHYPNHTDEELVVTYLLYNMYKNKYVRLKFALPIAEPKIFTATKIFETANWLERECYDFFGVDFVGHPNLIRIMNVDEMDYHPLRKEYPLEDQTRRDKDDEMFGRGGDFNFGHFNVKS; encoded by the coding sequence ATGGAAAATAGTTTTATTAAAGACCGTTTGGTTCACAAATTCCAAGAACATATTTACGGTTGGGAAGAACAGCACGGAATGTTAATCATTCATGCTGATAAAGAATACAATCTAAAGATTATTCAATATTTGGTGGATGATGAGCAATTAGGATTTAAGTTTTTAACAGACTTAACGGCGATTCATTATCCAAACCATACAGATGAAGAGTTAGTAGTAACATACTTATTATATAATATGTATAAGAACAAGTATGTTCGATTAAAGTTTGCTTTACCGATTGCAGAGCCAAAAATTTTTACGGCGACTAAAATCTTCGAAACAGCCAATTGGTTAGAAAGAGAATGTTATGATTTCTTCGGTGTTGACTTTGTCGGTCATCCGAATTTAATCCGAATTATGAACGTGGATGAGATGGATTATCATCCTTTACGTAAAGAATATCCATTAGAAGATCAAACACGTCGTGATAAAGACGATGAAATGTTCGGTCGAGGTGGAGATTTCAATTTTGGACATTTTAACGTTAAATCTTAA
- a CDS encoding NADH-quinone oxidoreductase subunit A, with product METSYNYLPILILFICAFAFVAITIVATHFLGPSRKTDEKLENFESGIEKQGNARQPFAIKYFLVAILFVLFDVEVIFFYPYAANFKELGWEGFAAVVTFIGLFFVMYAYARKKGALNWEK from the coding sequence ATGGAAACATCATATAATTATCTTCCAATTTTAATCTTATTCATCTGCGCTTTTGCATTTGTGGCGATTACGATTGTTGCGACTCATTTTTTAGGTCCATCGCGTAAGACGGACGAGAAGTTAGAGAACTTTGAATCAGGAATCGAGAAACAAGGAAATGCCCGTCAACCTTTTGCCATTAAATACTTCTTGGTTGCGATTTTATTCGTGTTATTCGATGTTGAGGTAATTTTCTTCTATCCGTATGCAGCTAACTTCAAAGAATTAGGTTGGGAAGGATTTGCAGCAGTTGTTACGTTCATCGGGTTATTCTTCGTGATGTACGCGTATGCACGTAAAAAAGGTGCATTAAACTGGGAAAAATAA
- a CDS encoding NADH-quinone oxidoreductase subunit D: MAKDKVVKEKGGTIELPDGSLEKSTITLNLGPTHPSTHGVFQNILEIDGEIIKSAVPTVGYIHRAFEKIAERRPLYQITPLTDRLNYCSAPLNNLGWHLTVEKFVGIEIPKRVSYMRVILMELARIADHIVCNSIMGVDSGAFTGFLYMMKYRELIYEIYEEIGGSRLTTNIGRIGGFERDFSEVAWQKINRFVKEYPDVLREFESLFVRNRIFMDRTIGVGGISAERALNYGFTGPNLRAAGVDYDVRVANPYCRYEEFEFEIPVGTTGDCYDRFLVRNQEMWQSLSIIEQALEKINALEGEEATKHHADAPEYYLPQKKDVYTKMEALIYHFKIIMGEVEMPVGEIYHSIEAANGELGFYLVSDGGRSPYRLHFRRPCFIYYQAYPELITGSMISDAIITMSSLNLIAGELDA; encoded by the coding sequence ATGGCGAAAGATAAAGTAGTAAAAGAAAAAGGAGGTACAATCGAACTTCCAGATGGTTCATTAGAGAAAAGCACAATTACGCTGAACCTTGGACCTACACACCCTTCAACACATGGGGTTTTCCAAAATATATTAGAAATTGACGGGGAGATTATCAAATCAGCTGTACCAACAGTAGGTTACATTCACCGTGCATTCGAGAAGATTGCAGAACGTCGTCCATTGTATCAAATTACACCTTTAACAGACCGATTAAACTATTGTTCGGCGCCATTAAACAATTTAGGTTGGCACCTAACCGTAGAGAAATTCGTTGGAATCGAAATTCCTAAACGCGTTTCTTATATGCGTGTGATTTTAATGGAATTAGCACGTATCGCCGATCATATCGTTTGTAACTCGATTATGGGTGTAGATTCTGGAGCTTTTACAGGGTTCCTTTATATGATGAAATACCGTGAGTTGATTTACGAAATCTACGAAGAAATTGGAGGTTCTCGTTTAACAACGAACATTGGTCGTATTGGAGGTTTCGAGCGTGATTTCTCAGAAGTTGCTTGGCAAAAAATCAACCGTTTCGTTAAAGAATATCCAGATGTTTTACGCGAATTCGAATCGTTATTTGTGCGTAACAGAATCTTTATGGATCGTACAATTGGCGTCGGAGGAATTTCTGCAGAACGTGCCTTAAACTACGGATTTACAGGTCCAAATTTACGTGCGGCTGGTGTCGATTACGATGTGCGTGTAGCAAATCCATATTGTCGTTACGAAGAATTTGAATTCGAAATTCCAGTCGGAACAACAGGTGATTGCTACGATCGTTTCTTAGTGCGTAACCAAGAAATGTGGCAATCATTAAGCATCATCGAACAAGCTTTAGAAAAAATTAACGCATTAGAAGGGGAGGAAGCTACAAAGCACCACGCCGATGCGCCAGAATATTATTTACCACAGAAGAAGGACGTTTACACAAAAATGGAAGCCTTAATCTATCACTTCAAAATTATTATGGGAGAGGTAGAAATGCCAGTAGGCGAAATTTACCATTCCATCGAAGCTGCGAATGGTGAGTTAGGATTCTATTTAGTATCAGACGGAGGTCGTTCACCTTATCGTTTACATTTCCGCCGTCCTTGTTTCATTTATTATCAAGCTTATCCCGAATTAATTACTGGATCAATGATTTCAGATGCCATCATCACGATGAGTAGTTTGAATCTGATTGCGGGTGAGTTAGATGCGTAA
- the nuoF gene encoding NADH-quinone oxidoreductase subunit NuoF — MGQKLLLKNIDVPGIRYFKTYFENGGYANAAKALKMTPDEILEEVKTSGLRGRGGAGFPTGMKWSFLAKPEGVPRHLVVNADESEPGTFKDRFLMEYIPHLLIEGVLISSYCLGSNTSYIYIRGEYAWVAEILEEAIAEAREAGWLGQNIQGSGFDLEIYVQRGGGAYICGEETALLESLEGKRGNPRLKPPFPAVKGLWGRPTVVNNVETISAVVPIIEIGGKAYSERGVGRSTGTKLISACGNINKPGVYEIDFDLSVEEFIYSEEYCGGIANGKRLKACIPGGSSVPIVPANLLLTTSDGSPRLMNYESLSEGGFQTGTMLGSGGFIVLDEDQDIVYHTYTLARFYRHESCGQCSPCREGTGWMEKILKRIHEGKGKMSDIELLWDVQRKIEGNTICPLGDAAAWPVAAAIRHFRDEFEWHINNPEECLVRNYGLADYAKPREIIQTTN; from the coding sequence ATGGGACAAAAGTTATTATTGAAAAATATTGATGTTCCAGGGATTCGATATTTTAAAACTTACTTTGAAAATGGAGGGTATGCCAATGCGGCAAAAGCCTTAAAAATGACACCAGACGAAATCTTAGAAGAGGTAAAAACTTCAGGATTACGTGGTCGTGGTGGTGCAGGTTTCCCAACAGGAATGAAGTGGAGTTTCCTTGCGAAACCAGAAGGTGTTCCAAGACACTTGGTGGTAAATGCCGACGAATCTGAGCCTGGAACGTTTAAAGACCGTTTCTTGATGGAATATATTCCTCATTTATTAATTGAAGGAGTTTTGATTTCATCATATTGTTTAGGTTCAAATACTTCTTACATCTACATCCGTGGAGAATATGCTTGGGTAGCTGAAATTTTAGAAGAAGCTATCGCTGAAGCAAGAGAAGCGGGTTGGTTAGGGCAAAACATCCAAGGTTCTGGTTTTGATTTAGAAATCTATGTACAACGTGGAGGTGGAGCTTACATCTGTGGTGAAGAAACGGCTTTATTAGAATCTCTTGAAGGTAAACGTGGAAACCCACGTCTAAAACCACCTTTCCCAGCGGTAAAAGGATTATGGGGAAGACCAACGGTAGTCAATAATGTTGAAACAATTTCTGCAGTTGTGCCAATCATCGAAATTGGTGGAAAAGCCTATTCAGAAAGAGGAGTTGGACGTTCTACAGGAACAAAATTAATCTCAGCTTGTGGGAATATTAATAAACCAGGCGTTTACGAAATTGATTTTGATTTATCGGTAGAAGAATTCATTTATTCAGAAGAATATTGTGGTGGAATTGCCAATGGAAAACGTCTGAAAGCGTGTATTCCTGGAGGTAGTTCAGTTCCAATTGTTCCAGCGAATTTATTGTTAACAACATCAGACGGATCACCTCGTTTAATGAACTACGAAAGTTTATCAGAAGGTGGATTTCAAACCGGAACAATGTTAGGTTCGGGAGGATTTATCGTCTTAGATGAAGATCAAGATATCGTTTATCATACCTACACATTAGCACGTTTTTATCGTCACGAATCGTGTGGTCAATGTTCACCTTGTCGTGAAGGAACAGGTTGGATGGAGAAAATCCTAAAACGTATTCACGAAGGGAAAGGAAAAATGTCGGACATCGAATTGTTATGGGATGTCCAACGTAAAATCGAAGGAAATACGATTTGTCCATTAGGGGATGCAGCGGCTTGGCCAGTTGCAGCTGCTATTCGTCACTTCCGTGATGAATTCGAATGGCACATCAACAATCCAGAAGAATGTTTAGTTCGTAATTATGGTTTAGCAGATTATGCCAAACCTAGAGAAATAATTCAAACCACAAATTAA
- a CDS encoding NADH-quinone oxidoreductase subunit B yields the protein MIHNKRPVTHNTNVKVVDAPEGHMGEGFMAMQLSKVVGLARKNSIWPLPFATSCCGIEFMATMGSTYDLARFGSERLAFTPRQCDLLMVMGTISKKMAPVLKQVYIQMAEPRWVIAVGACASSGGVFDTYSVLQGIDEVIPVDVYVPGCPPRPEAILDGVMRIQELVETESVRRRSSPEYQELLASYGIK from the coding sequence ATGATACATAATAAAAGACCTGTAACGCATAATACAAACGTAAAGGTTGTAGATGCGCCAGAAGGACATATGGGCGAAGGATTTATGGCGATGCAATTATCAAAAGTAGTTGGATTGGCACGTAAAAATTCAATTTGGCCATTGCCTTTTGCGACAAGTTGTTGTGGAATTGAGTTTATGGCAACAATGGGTTCGACATACGATTTAGCACGTTTTGGATCAGAGCGTTTAGCGTTCACGCCTCGTCAATGTGACTTGTTGATGGTGATGGGAACGATCTCTAAGAAAATGGCGCCTGTATTAAAGCAAGTATATATCCAAATGGCTGAACCTCGTTGGGTTATCGCTGTTGGAGCTTGTGCAAGTTCAGGAGGTGTTTTTGACACGTATTCTGTTTTACAAGGAATCGATGAGGTAATTCCGGTGGATGTGTATGTCCCAGGTTGTCCACCTCGTCCAGAAGCCATTTTAGATGGGGTAATGCGTATACAAGAGTTGGTAGAAACCGAAAGTGTTCGCCGTCGAAGTAGCCCAGAATATCAAGAATTATTAGCAAGTTACGGAATCAAATAA